One window of the Archangium primigenium genome contains the following:
- a CDS encoding YcjF family protein, translating into MSVETPNAAPPESKPHTPAEPPPAAPLFGTEEARQRTVRGEAIIKRNTLWALGAGALIFPWVDFAAAVAVQLKMLKELSDLYGVKFTQDLARKLVLSLLMSSGGSLVGLSAASALKAIPVVGSVLGLATFPLAAAAFTNAVGRVFLLHFETGGTLLDFDPKKVQEHFIREYERAKATLERR; encoded by the coding sequence ATGTCCGTCGAGACCCCGAACGCAGCACCCCCCGAGTCCAAGCCGCACACCCCGGCCGAGCCCCCACCCGCGGCGCCCCTGTTCGGCACCGAGGAGGCGCGCCAGCGCACCGTGCGGGGCGAGGCCATCATCAAGCGCAACACGCTCTGGGCCCTGGGCGCGGGTGCCCTCATCTTCCCGTGGGTGGACTTCGCCGCCGCGGTCGCGGTCCAGCTCAAGATGCTCAAGGAGCTGTCGGACCTCTACGGGGTGAAGTTCACCCAGGACCTCGCGCGCAAGCTGGTGCTCTCGCTGCTGATGAGCTCGGGCGGCTCGCTGGTGGGCCTGTCGGCCGCGAGCGCGCTCAAGGCCATCCCCGTGGTGGGCTCGGTGCTGGGGCTGGCGACCTTCCCGCTGGCGGCGGCGGCGTTCACCAACGCGGTGGGCCGGGTGTTCCTCTTGCACTTCGAGACGGGCGGAACGCTGCTGGACTTCGATCCGAAGAAGGTCCAGGAGCACTTCATCCGCGAGTACGAGCGGGCCAAGGCCACCTTGGAGCGGCGCTGA
- a CDS encoding ATP-binding cassette domain-containing protein: protein MAMTIIELLSKEAGAERRNLFIAASLSGLANAFVIALVNTVARSIPNVRMHSFVLFALSVVLYVVTSRYTFHRTTNLVESALHHIKIRIVDKIRRMDLQGFERVGTSEIYDRITENVTVISTSAGMIAATLQSICVLVFAALYLAWLSIPALMLICLLLGSGLMLFRSNQDQVENGLMRLSHIRLAFFDQLTDLLRGFKETRFNARRSQELREDVLRTSERLRDSTTRTNHLFDDNLIFSNTLLFALLAAIVFVLPQQLELKSVQVTQIIAALMLSWNSVAIAVNCYPAYVRSNHALMALEALEQKLESGIDPLAKDALASDPWKGRFSRIEISRLEYNYTPTADGASFHIGPVDLTIQAGEVVFIVGGNGSGKSTFLKAFTGLYPASAGSIRVDGIRVDTHTIAAYRELICTIFTDFHLFSRLYGLLDVQPEAVQALIAQMQLEEQTSFSQQRFTRRELSTGQRKRLAMIVALLEDRPLYIFDEWAADQDPTFRHFFYNELLPMLRARGKAVVAVSHDDRYFSCADRVVTMEYGQVRSIEQHKAVAPPPPSPEKIS from the coding sequence ATGGCGATGACCATCATCGAGTTGCTGTCCAAGGAGGCGGGCGCGGAGCGGCGCAATCTGTTCATCGCCGCGAGCCTGTCGGGCCTCGCCAATGCCTTCGTCATCGCGCTCGTCAACACCGTGGCGCGCAGCATTCCCAACGTGCGGATGCACTCGTTCGTGCTCTTCGCGCTCTCGGTCGTGCTGTACGTGGTGACCTCGCGCTACACGTTCCATCGCACCACGAACCTGGTCGAGTCGGCGCTGCACCACATCAAGATCCGCATCGTGGACAAGATCCGGCGCATGGACTTGCAGGGCTTCGAGCGGGTGGGCACCTCGGAGATCTACGATCGCATCACCGAGAACGTCACGGTCATCTCCACCTCCGCGGGCATGATCGCCGCCACGCTCCAGTCCATCTGCGTGCTGGTGTTCGCCGCGCTCTACCTGGCGTGGCTGTCCATTCCGGCGCTGATGCTCATCTGCCTGCTGCTGGGCAGCGGCCTGATGCTCTTCCGCTCCAACCAGGATCAGGTGGAGAACGGCCTGATGCGGCTGAGCCACATCCGGCTCGCCTTCTTCGATCAGCTCACGGACCTGCTGCGGGGCTTCAAGGAGACGCGCTTCAATGCCCGGCGCAGCCAGGAGCTGCGCGAGGACGTGCTGCGCACCTCGGAGCGCCTGCGCGACAGCACCACGCGCACGAACCATCTGTTCGACGACAACCTCATCTTCTCCAACACCCTGCTCTTCGCGCTGCTGGCGGCCATCGTGTTCGTGCTCCCCCAGCAGTTGGAGCTCAAGAGCGTGCAGGTCACCCAGATCATCGCGGCGCTGATGCTCTCGTGGAACTCGGTGGCCATCGCCGTCAACTGCTACCCCGCCTACGTGCGCTCCAACCACGCGCTGATGGCGCTCGAGGCCCTGGAGCAGAAGCTGGAGTCGGGCATCGATCCGCTCGCCAAGGACGCGCTCGCCTCCGACCCCTGGAAGGGGCGCTTCTCGCGCATCGAGATCTCCCGGCTCGAGTACAACTACACCCCCACGGCGGATGGCGCGAGCTTCCACATCGGCCCGGTGGACCTGACGATCCAGGCGGGCGAGGTGGTGTTCATCGTGGGCGGCAACGGCAGCGGCAAGTCCACCTTCCTCAAGGCCTTCACGGGGCTCTACCCCGCCAGCGCCGGCAGCATCCGCGTGGACGGCATCCGCGTGGACACGCACACCATCGCGGCCTACCGCGAGCTCATCTGCACCATCTTCACGGACTTCCACCTGTTCTCCCGGCTCTATGGCCTGCTGGACGTGCAGCCCGAGGCCGTCCAGGCGCTGATCGCGCAGATGCAGTTGGAGGAGCAGACGTCCTTCTCCCAGCAGCGCTTCACCCGGCGGGAGCTGTCCACGGGCCAGCGCAAGCGCCTGGCGATGATCGTGGCCCTGCTGGAGGACCGCCCGCTCTACATCTTCGACGAGTGGGCCGCGGATCAGGACCCCACGTTCCGGCACTTCTTCTACAACGAGCTGCTGCCGATGCTGCGCGCGCGCGGCAAGGCGGTGGTGGCCGTGAGCCACGATGACCGGTACTTCTCCTGTGCCGACCGCGTGGTGACCATGGAGTACGGCCAGGTGCGCTCCATCGAACAACACAAGGCCGTCGCGCCGCCGCCCCCCTCCCCCGAGAAGATCTCCTGA
- a CDS encoding YcjF family protein, whose product MSVETIQFETAPQAPAAEAKDTAAPPAGTPEPAAEAATPQIDTRERLRQAETIVYRNTFWAMGAGAIGVPVADLVAASAVHLKQLRELATLYGVDFKDGLARKLVGAMLMSLGGVGVGALATSLLKLIPGIGTGLGMLSLPMALASSTHAIGQVFIMHFEAGGTLLDFDPLKMQAYFQSEFDKAQQHVSELKRKVASRGEPKAT is encoded by the coding sequence ATGTCGGTCGAAACCATCCAGTTCGAGACAGCGCCCCAGGCCCCCGCCGCCGAGGCCAAGGACACCGCGGCGCCCCCCGCCGGGACGCCTGAACCCGCCGCGGAGGCGGCGACGCCCCAAATTGACACGCGCGAGCGGCTGCGGCAGGCGGAGACCATCGTCTACCGCAACACCTTCTGGGCCATGGGCGCGGGCGCCATCGGCGTGCCCGTGGCGGACCTCGTGGCCGCGTCCGCCGTGCACCTCAAGCAGTTGCGCGAGCTGGCGACCCTGTACGGCGTGGACTTCAAGGACGGGCTCGCCCGGAAGCTCGTGGGCGCGATGCTCATGAGCCTGGGCGGTGTGGGCGTGGGCGCCCTGGCCACCTCGCTCCTCAAGCTCATCCCCGGCATCGGCACGGGCCTGGGCATGCTGTCCTTGCCCATGGCGCTCGCCTCGTCCACGCATGCCATCGGCCAGGTGTTCATCATGCACTTCGAGGCGGGCGGCACCCTGCTCGACTTCGATCCCCTGAAGATGCAGGCGTACTTCCAGAGCGAGTTCGACAAGGCCCAGCAGCACGTCTCGGAGCTCAAGCGCAAGGTGGCCTCGCGCGGTGAGCCCAAGGCGACCTGA
- a CDS encoding prohibitin family protein produces MFRSKNSPDPEPPPTFREQLAAAFLQLRFVVYLVLVFCLILLGFVWQRVFITVPAGHNAVMYRFLAGGTVTDRVWGEGLHVIPPWDRLTLYDTRLQQRTLNFNVLSEEGLQLGVKVSIRFRPQLEMLGFLQRDIGKEYFDKLVLPEIQAHTRRTFGNRPAHEIYSSAKDVLQELGRLPVLGRVEDLGVDPNAMPYVVVQELKLMDISLPDMVAGAIADKYRQEQLMLEYRYKLEREEKEAERKRTEAAGIRDYNEIVGKLSPEVLRLKSIEATLELSRSPNSKVVLLGGGQQGQAPSLIMNLEGPPPAAVASPAAATTPPPRPPPGDTGGASTGKTTPAVEEKPLPTNGTRPATPSPTAGTVTPTRIEPPAESRTAPTDGTRAKPAFGAPAVQRDTRAEAPPVPPER; encoded by the coding sequence ATGTTCCGCAGCAAGAACTCCCCCGACCCCGAGCCGCCGCCGACCTTCCGTGAGCAGCTCGCGGCGGCCTTCCTCCAGTTGCGCTTCGTCGTGTACCTGGTGCTCGTCTTCTGCCTCATCCTGCTGGGCTTTGTCTGGCAGCGCGTCTTCATCACCGTGCCCGCCGGCCACAACGCCGTCATGTACCGCTTCCTCGCGGGCGGCACCGTCACGGACCGGGTGTGGGGGGAAGGCCTGCACGTCATCCCCCCGTGGGATCGGCTCACGCTCTACGACACGCGGCTGCAGCAGCGCACCCTGAACTTCAACGTGCTCAGCGAGGAGGGCCTCCAGCTCGGCGTGAAGGTGTCCATCCGCTTCCGGCCCCAGCTGGAGATGCTGGGCTTCCTGCAGCGCGACATCGGCAAGGAGTACTTCGACAAGCTCGTGCTGCCGGAGATCCAGGCCCATACGCGCCGCACCTTCGGCAACCGGCCCGCGCACGAAATCTACTCCAGCGCCAAGGACGTCCTGCAGGAGCTGGGGCGCCTGCCCGTGCTCGGCCGCGTCGAGGACCTGGGAGTGGACCCCAACGCCATGCCCTACGTGGTGGTGCAGGAGCTCAAGCTCATGGACATCTCCCTGCCGGACATGGTCGCCGGCGCCATCGCGGACAAGTACCGGCAGGAGCAGCTCATGCTCGAGTACCGCTACAAGCTCGAGCGCGAGGAGAAGGAGGCCGAGCGCAAGCGGACCGAGGCCGCCGGCATCCGCGACTACAACGAGATCGTCGGCAAGCTGTCGCCCGAGGTGCTCCGGCTCAAGAGCATCGAGGCCACGCTGGAGCTGTCGCGCTCGCCCAACTCCAAGGTGGTGCTGCTCGGCGGCGGGCAGCAGGGCCAGGCGCCCTCGCTCATCATGAACCTGGAGGGGCCACCGCCCGCGGCCGTGGCCTCGCCCGCGGCGGCCACCACCCCGCCGCCGCGTCCCCCGCCCGGCGACACCGGCGGCGCCTCGACGGGCAAGACGACGCCCGCCGTCGAGGAGAAGCCGCTCCCCACGAACGGCACGCGCCCCGCGACGCCGTCGCCCACGGCGGGGACGGTCACGCCCACGCGCATCGAGCCGCCCGCCGAGTCCCGGACCGCTCCCACGGACGGCACTCGAGCGAAGCCAGCCTTTGGCGCCCCGGCCGTCCAGCGTGACACCCGCGCCGAGGCGCCCCCCGTGCCGCCCGAGCGATGA
- a CDS encoding YcjF family protein: protein MSVETHKVETPTQSPTPEVKTKKELKQEAKAAKAAAKEAAKNQPPAPQPVLGSAESRERLKQAEAVVRRNTLWAVGAGALIFPVVDVVAASAVQLKMLKELSDLYGVKFSEGIAKKIVSSLLMSLGGLAVGVGAASLIKLIPGVGSALGVLTFPLAVAAFTNALGRVFLMHFESGGTLLDFDPKKMQEHFKAEFEKARVTVEQLRKEAPQAAEPAARTEYKAT from the coding sequence ATGTCCGTCGAGACGCACAAGGTGGAGACGCCGACGCAGTCCCCCACGCCTGAGGTGAAGACGAAGAAGGAGCTGAAGCAGGAGGCCAAGGCCGCCAAGGCGGCGGCCAAGGAGGCGGCGAAGAACCAGCCCCCGGCACCCCAGCCCGTGCTGGGCTCGGCGGAGTCGCGCGAGCGGCTCAAGCAGGCCGAGGCCGTCGTTCGCCGCAACACGCTGTGGGCGGTGGGCGCCGGCGCGCTCATCTTCCCCGTGGTGGACGTGGTGGCCGCCTCGGCGGTGCAGCTCAAGATGCTCAAGGAGCTGTCGGACCTCTACGGGGTGAAGTTCTCCGAGGGCATCGCCAAGAAGATCGTGAGCTCGCTGCTGATGAGCCTGGGCGGCCTGGCCGTGGGCGTGGGCGCCGCCAGCCTCATCAAGCTCATTCCGGGCGTGGGCTCGGCGCTGGGCGTGCTGACGTTCCCGCTGGCCGTGGCGGCGTTCACCAACGCGCTGGGCCGGGTGTTCCTCATGCACTTCGAGTCGGGCGGCACGCTGCTCGACTTCGATCCGAAGAAGATGCAGGAGCACTTCAAGGCCGAGTTCGAGAAGGCCCGGGTGACCGTGGAGCAGCTGCGCAAGGAAGCGCCCCAGGCCGCCGAGCCGGCGGCTCGGACCGAATACAAGGCGACGTGA
- a CDS encoding YcjF family protein: MSVETFEVETSTRPPASEEKTPEAVPSAQALPVTPLMGSPEARERLYAAEAIIRNNTLWSAGAGTFVIVFPYMDVVAAAAVQIKMLKNLSDLYEVKFSEGLAAKVVSAIVMGMGGALAGDAVMRIVNFIPGVGRALSAVSAPLMAAAFTHALGQVYVVHLESGGSLLDFDPKQMQGRFKEQYEKSMQTVKELRKEVIDSATQRFRSPPA; encoded by the coding sequence ATGTCCGTCGAGACCTTTGAAGTAGAGACCTCCACGCGGCCCCCCGCGTCCGAGGAGAAGACGCCAGAAGCCGTCCCCTCGGCGCAAGCCCTGCCGGTGACGCCCCTGATGGGCTCACCGGAGGCCCGGGAGCGGCTCTACGCGGCGGAAGCCATCATCCGCAACAACACGCTGTGGTCCGCGGGCGCTGGCACCTTCGTCATCGTCTTTCCGTACATGGACGTGGTGGCGGCGGCGGCCGTGCAGATCAAGATGCTCAAGAACCTCTCGGACCTCTACGAGGTGAAGTTCTCCGAGGGGCTGGCGGCCAAGGTGGTGAGCGCCATCGTGATGGGCATGGGCGGCGCGCTCGCGGGTGATGCGGTGATGCGCATCGTCAACTTCATCCCGGGGGTGGGCCGGGCCCTCAGCGCGGTGTCCGCTCCGCTCATGGCGGCGGCGTTCACCCATGCGCTGGGCCAGGTGTACGTCGTGCACCTGGAGTCCGGAGGCTCGCTGCTGGACTTCGATCCCAAGCAGATGCAGGGACGCTTCAAGGAGCAGTACGAGAAGTCCATGCAGACGGTGAAGGAGCTGCGCAAGGAGGTCATCGATTCGGCCACCCAGCGCTTCCGCTCCCCGCCGGCCTGA
- a CDS encoding substrate-binding domain-containing protein produces the protein MATPSNGNDPKPLSWTELGLGPRSVLSFLLILAVVAGWLYHWFWGHAARAVPAPATHMADVGTVNAMREDVCGPPTPNGRPTAFSMLYSEEKRAWIEAAVDDFARLCPNIQVKLTAMGGLESADALLSGNQRPLVWAPTDDLNVDYLLARWKTRGREETLLEPSTRTALVRTPLVVLVWYDRLRMFQALLSAQTSREGSWMSSLCALVPRDVDPSASLLQDQVPGRWADWYDQNAARLPRPAAGERPLPSREELVRWDRVKIQHTSPTYSTSGFEVLYLLAYDYALPPRQRRSAPASSADAGTEADAGTEAEDAGPQETVVLGNEQLREAFAQGLDAKKPQLQRWLQRCQAGMPNFPRSTELATKRMLDEGPLEFDGVVTFEHLALPLLQRIDRYPGARPDVRINYPEPTFVNEHPAYLLWPESQGPELEVQRDAARRWLAFLRGKEQQQKAILHGFRPATDLSLLDYDVDGNLFLSLRRHGVQPVLEVTEPPRLTGQPLADMVDIWKAAVGRN, from the coding sequence ATGGCTACCCCTTCGAACGGCAACGACCCGAAGCCCCTGTCCTGGACCGAGCTGGGACTCGGGCCGCGGTCCGTCCTGTCCTTCCTGCTCATCCTGGCCGTGGTCGCCGGGTGGCTCTACCACTGGTTCTGGGGACATGCCGCCCGCGCCGTCCCCGCACCCGCCACGCACATGGCGGACGTGGGGACCGTCAACGCCATGCGCGAGGACGTGTGTGGACCTCCCACGCCCAATGGCCGTCCCACCGCCTTCTCCATGCTCTACAGCGAGGAGAAGCGGGCGTGGATCGAGGCGGCCGTGGACGACTTCGCCCGGCTCTGCCCCAACATCCAGGTGAAGCTCACGGCCATGGGCGGGCTGGAGTCCGCGGATGCGCTGCTCTCCGGCAACCAGCGACCGCTCGTCTGGGCCCCCACGGATGACCTCAACGTGGACTACCTGTTGGCGCGCTGGAAGACGCGCGGCCGGGAGGAGACCCTGCTCGAGCCCTCCACGCGGACGGCCCTGGTGCGCACGCCCCTGGTGGTGCTCGTCTGGTACGACCGGCTGCGGATGTTCCAGGCGCTCCTGTCCGCGCAGACCAGCCGCGAGGGCTCGTGGATGTCCTCGCTCTGTGCCCTGGTGCCGCGCGACGTGGATCCCTCGGCGTCCCTGCTCCAGGACCAGGTCCCGGGCCGGTGGGCGGATTGGTATGATCAGAACGCCGCGCGGCTGCCCCGTCCCGCCGCCGGAGAGCGGCCCTTGCCCTCGCGCGAGGAGCTGGTGCGGTGGGATCGCGTGAAGATCCAGCACACCTCGCCCACGTACTCGACCTCGGGCTTCGAGGTGCTCTACCTGCTGGCCTACGACTACGCACTGCCGCCCCGCCAGCGCCGCTCCGCCCCGGCCTCGTCCGCCGACGCGGGCACCGAGGCGGACGCAGGCACCGAGGCGGAGGACGCGGGGCCTCAGGAGACCGTGGTGCTGGGCAACGAGCAGTTGCGCGAGGCCTTCGCCCAGGGCCTCGACGCGAAGAAGCCGCAGTTGCAGCGCTGGCTCCAGCGGTGCCAGGCGGGCATGCCCAACTTCCCGCGCTCCACGGAGCTGGCCACCAAGCGGATGCTCGACGAGGGCCCGTTGGAGTTCGATGGCGTGGTGACCTTCGAGCACCTGGCGCTGCCCTTGCTCCAGCGCATCGACCGCTACCCGGGCGCCCGGCCCGACGTGCGCATCAATTACCCCGAGCCCACCTTCGTCAACGAGCACCCGGCCTACCTGCTCTGGCCCGAGTCCCAGGGCCCGGAGCTCGAGGTCCAGCGCGACGCGGCGCGCCGCTGGCTGGCCTTCCTGCGCGGCAAGGAGCAGCAGCAGAAGGCCATCCTGCACGGCTTCCGTCCCGCCACGGACCTGTCACTGCTCGACTACGACGTGGACGGCAACCTGTTCCTGAGCCTGCGCCGCCACGGCGTCCAGCCCGTGTTGGAAGTGACCGAGCCGCCCCGGCTCACGGGACAACCCCTGGCGGACATGGTGGACATCTGGAAGGCGGCCGTGGGCCGGAACTGA
- a CDS encoding MFS transporter, translated as MQPSTSTPSSPRIPLGAWYGLTTLILASICGNSVMQVMALLTEPIKQELSLSDTEIGALRGLGATLVVALAAYPIGWLADRVDRRRIFAVCIFIWCAATAASGLARDYEMLFVFAMGISVGEAVLGPVTYSLIPDLFPPARRMLANSIFFVSQLLGYAVGLALGGLLIGAVERSHAALPEALASLTTWRIVFILVALPGIVLIPMMLAIPLREAARGGAPGGTAPAAVRDGLLEYCRANARTLLSMFAGFGAIGAANFTVFGWIAVVIVRLFNVTPAEVGVTLGQVFAVGSVLGVTAANLLAKRIARRDVDAAPVRVAQLGALAALGFSLLYLFATTPTQFYVIATLQIAASFGGLALSPTVNQGIAPARVRARLMALGGMFYVGFGALSPLVVGIVSDALGPEPRNLLTAMMLVAVPGFVGGALLLRFGEGTLRQTMETVRADDAVFTAPAG; from the coding sequence ATGCAGCCCTCGACTTCCACGCCGTCCTCCCCTCGCATTCCGCTCGGCGCCTGGTACGGCCTCACGACGCTCATCCTCGCGTCGATCTGCGGCAACTCGGTGATGCAAGTGATGGCGTTGTTGACCGAGCCCATCAAACAGGAGCTGTCGCTGTCCGACACGGAGATTGGCGCGCTGCGGGGCCTGGGCGCGACCCTGGTGGTCGCCCTCGCCGCCTATCCCATCGGCTGGCTCGCCGACCGTGTGGACCGTCGGCGCATCTTCGCGGTGTGCATCTTCATCTGGTGCGCGGCGACCGCCGCGTCCGGGCTGGCGCGCGACTACGAGATGTTGTTCGTCTTCGCGATGGGCATCTCGGTGGGCGAGGCCGTGCTCGGTCCCGTCACCTACTCGCTCATCCCGGACCTGTTCCCACCGGCGCGTCGCATGCTGGCCAACTCCATCTTCTTCGTCTCGCAGTTGCTCGGCTACGCGGTGGGGCTGGCGCTCGGAGGCCTGCTGATTGGCGCGGTGGAGCGCTCGCACGCCGCGCTGCCGGAGGCGCTGGCCTCGCTCACGACGTGGCGCATCGTGTTCATCCTGGTGGCCCTGCCGGGAATCGTGCTCATCCCGATGATGCTCGCCATTCCCCTGCGCGAGGCGGCGCGGGGGGGCGCCCCGGGCGGGACGGCCCCCGCGGCGGTCCGGGACGGGCTGCTCGAGTACTGCCGTGCGAACGCGCGGACGCTGCTGTCGATGTTCGCCGGCTTCGGTGCGATTGGCGCGGCCAACTTCACCGTCTTCGGGTGGATCGCGGTCGTGATCGTCCGGCTGTTCAACGTGACCCCCGCCGAGGTGGGCGTCACCCTGGGCCAGGTCTTCGCGGTGGGCAGCGTGCTCGGCGTGACCGCGGCCAACCTGCTCGCCAAACGCATCGCGCGGCGCGATGTCGACGCCGCGCCGGTGCGGGTCGCCCAGTTGGGGGCGCTCGCCGCGTTGGGCTTCTCGCTGCTCTACCTGTTCGCCACGACGCCCACGCAGTTCTACGTCATCGCGACCTTGCAGATCGCCGCGTCGTTCGGCGGGCTCGCCCTGTCGCCCACCGTCAACCAGGGCATCGCGCCCGCGCGGGTCCGGGCCCGGCTGATGGCCCTGGGCGGCATGTTCTACGTGGGCTTTGGCGCGCTCAGTCCACTGGTGGTCGGAATCGTCTCCGATGCGCTCGGGCCCGAGCCCCGCAACCTGCTGACCGCCATGATGCTCGTCGCGGTGCCGGGCTTCGTCGGAGGTGCGCTGCTGCTGCGCTTCGGCGAGGGCACGCTGCGCCAGACCATGGAGACGGTGCGCGCCGATGACGCCGTGTTCACGGCCCCCGCGGGGTAG